One window of Vitis riparia cultivar Riparia Gloire de Montpellier isolate 1030 chromosome 5, EGFV_Vit.rip_1.0, whole genome shotgun sequence genomic DNA carries:
- the LOC117914665 gene encoding FCS-Like Zinc finger 8 — MLRKRSRASTSKQALMADCGSLPSPTDKYRRPPSSSFFSSPRLFTGFSSKVFSETETMMSPTSILDSKPFSGFRNPFTNTTSTIKPSEPEPRRHWDKLDSRMIGLGIVDALTHDESDPKLSKPESRMVLFGSQLKIQIPPLPPSVLSPAESPKSPADFGIKTRNSQLGPFSPCLSQSPAKKSGFGSANTGLEAPNSPRIFTGCLSATEMELSEDYTCVISHGPNPRTTHIFDNCIVGFSASRKENDVFPESFLNFCHSCRKNIGQGKDIYIYRGEKAFCSSECRQREIMLEERMEILEGGDVYGTCS, encoded by the exons ATGCTGAGAAAGAGGTCCAGAGCGTCAACCAGCAAACAAGCTCTAATGGCGGATTGCGGTTCTCTACCATCCCCCACAGACAAATACAGGAGACCCCCTTCATCATCTTTCTTCAGTTCTCCACGGCTCTTCACTGGTTTCTCCTCGAAGGTCTTCTCTGAAACTGAAACAATGATGAGCCCAACCTCCATACTTGACAGCAAACCGTTCTCTGGCTTCCGAAACCCTTTCACGAACACCACGTCCACCATCAAACCCTCAGAACCCGAACCCAGACGCCACTGGGACAAATTGGATTCCAGAATGATTGGTCTCGGCATTGTAGATGCTCTTACCCATGACGAATCCGACCCAAAACTCTCCAAACCAGAAAGCAGAATGGTTCTCTTTGGATCACAGCTCAAGATCCAAATCCCTCCTCTCCCACCCTCAGTCCTCTCTCCGGCCGAATCTCCAAAATCTCCAGCCGATTTCGGCATCAAAACTAGGAATTCTCAACTCGGTCCCTTCTCCCCTTGCTTGTCTCAATCTCCGGCCAAGAAATCAGGATTTGGGTCTGCCAATACCGGCCTCGAAGCACCCAACTCTCCCCGGATTTTCACTGGCTGCCTCTCCGCCACCGAAATGGAGCTTTCTGAAGATTACACTTGTGTTATATCCCATGGACCCAATCCCAGAACTACCCATATTTTTGACAACTGCATTGTTGGCTTCTCTgcatcaagaaaagaaaacgaTGTTTTCCCGGAAAGTTTCCTCAACTTTTGCCACTCTTGCAGGAAAAACATTGGGCAGGGAAAAGACATTTACATTTACAG GGGCGAGAAAGCCTTTTGCAGCAGCGAATGCCGGCAGCGGGAGATTATGTTGGAGGAGAGGATGGAAATATTGGAAGGTGGTGATGTTTATGGGACTTGTTCCTGA
- the LOC117914482 gene encoding uncharacterized N-acetyltransferase p20-like, producing the protein MESSRISLRPFKLSDVEDFMSWAGDDRVTRYVRWNTITSTDKGLQVFEGGDYTQDENIGDDRCRAHIGYALGWEYWGQGIVTVALKMALSIVFKEFPDLVRVQALVEVENKGSQRVLEKVGFLKEGLLRKYGFNKGEVRDMFIYGFLSTDPIPD; encoded by the exons ATGGAGTCCTCCAGAATCTCTCTCCGACCATTCAAGCTTTCCGATGTGGAGGACTTCATGTCATGGGCTGGTGATGATAGAGTAACGCGCTATGTAAGATGGAACACCATCACCTCTACGGATAAAGGCCTTCAAGTATTTGAAGGAGGTGACTATACccaggatgaaaatatcg GCGACGACAGATGCAGAGCACATATAGGGTATGCGCTGGGCTGGGAGTACTGGGGACAAGGGATCGTCACAGTGGCATTGAAGATGGCTCTCTCTATTGTGTTCAAGGAATTCCCAGATTTGGTGAGGGTGCAAGCCTTGGTAGAAGTAGAAAATAAGGGGTCCCAAAGGGTGCTAGAGAAGGTCGGGTTCCTGAAGGAAGGGTTGCTGAGGAAGTACGGGTTTAATAAAGGTGAGGTTAGAGACATGTTCATCTATGGCTTCCTGTCCACCGACCCAATTCCTGATTGA
- the LOC117914273 gene encoding uncharacterized N-acetyltransferase p20-like, with product MEADGKQSQEGSPELSLRPLDLSDIDDFMVWATDDKVSRFCNWDTYTSKEAGIDYIKNIVIPHPWFKAICLDNKAIGFISVFANNGNYRCRGELGYALASKYWGKGIVTRAVKMVASTIFNEWPHLERLEALVYVENGGSQRVLEKVGFQKEGVLRKFIILKGRCIDLVTYSLLSTDPQP from the coding sequence ATGGAAGCGGATGGAAAACAAAGCCAGGAGGGATCCCCAGAGCTTTCCCTTCGGCCGCTGGATCTTTCTGACATAGATGATTTCATGGTCTGGGCCACAGATGACAAGGTGAGTCGTTTCTGCAATTGGGACACTTACACTTCCAAGGAAGCTGGCATCGACTATATCAAAAACATCGTCATTCCTCACCCATGGTTCAAAGCAATTTGCCTTGACAATAAGGCGATCGGGTTTATTTCAGTGTTCGCAAACAATGGCAACTATCGATGTAGAGGTGAACTTGGGTATGCGCTAGCTTCCAAGTACTGGGGAAAGGGGATTGTGACCAGGGCCGTGAAAATGGTGGCTTCTACTATATTTAATGAGTGGCCACATTTGGAGAGACTGGAGGCGCTGGTGTATGTGGAGAATGGTGGGTCGCAGAGGGTGCTAGAGAAGGTTGGGTTCCAGAAAGAAGGTGTTCTTAGGAAGTTCATTATTCTGAAGGGCAGATGTATAGACCTGGTGACTTATAGTCTCCTGTCTACTGATCCCCAACCTTGA
- the LOC117914483 gene encoding putative [ribosomal protein S5]-alanine N-acetyltransferase, with translation MPYPTHWYRAICLGGRPNGFISIMSGSSMGKCRGTISYAFGSKYWGRGITTLAVKRAVSSAYEEFPDLERIEGIVDVNNKASQRVLEKAGFLKEGVLRKYICINEETIDFAMYSLLSTDPILH, from the coding sequence ATGCCATACCCCACCCATTGGTACCGAGCCATATGCTTGGGTGGCCGCCCAAATGGATTCATTTCCATTATGTCAGGTTCTTCCATGGGGAAATGCCGGGGAACGATCAGCTATGCTTTTGGATCAAAGTACTGGGGCCGAGGCATAACCACACTGGCAGTGAAAAGGGCAGTTTCAAGTGCGTATGAAGAGTTCCCAGATCTGGAGAGAATTGAAGGTATTGTTGATGTGAATAATAAGGCCTCACAGAGGGTATTGGAAAAGGCTGGGTTCCTCAAGGAAGGTGTCCTCAGAAAATATATCTGTATCAATGAAGAAACTATTGATTTTGCTATGTATAGCCTTTTATCCACTGATCCAATTTTACATTAG
- the LOC117914276 gene encoding uncharacterized N-acetyltransferase p20-like: protein MESSRISLRPFKLSDVEDFMSWAGDDRVTRYVRWNTITSREEAFKYLKEVAIPHPWRRSICLDDRSIGYISVKPESGDDRCRAHIGYALGWEYWGQGIVTVALKMALSIVFKEFPDLVRVQALVEVENKGSQRVLEKVGFLKEGLLRKYGFNKGEVRDMFIYGFLSTDPIPD, encoded by the coding sequence ATGGAGTCCTCCAGAATCTCTCTCCGACCATTCAAGCTTTCCGATGTGGAGGACTTCATGTCATGGGCTGGTGATGATAGAGTAACGCGCTATGTAAGATGGAACACCATCACCTCTAGGGAAGAGGCCTTCAAGTATCTGAAGGAGGTGGCCATACCCCACCCGTGGCGTCGATCCATATGTTTGGACGACCGGTCCATCGGATACATTTCTGTGAAGCCTGAATCAGGCGACGACAGATGCAGAGCACATATAGGGTATGCGCTGGGCTGGGAGTACTGGGGACAAGGGATCGTCACAGTGGCATTGAAGATGGCTCTCTCTATTGTGTTCAAGGAATTCCCAGATTTGGTGAGGGTGCAAGCCTTGGTAGAAGTAGAAAATAAGGGGTCCCAAAGGGTGCTAGAGAAGGTCGGGTTCCTGAAGGAAGGGTTGCTGAGGAAGTACGGATTTAATAAAGGTGAGGTTAGAGACATGTTCATCTATGGCTTCCTGTCCACCGACCCAATTCCTGATTGA
- the LOC117914272 gene encoding uncharacterized N-acetyltransferase p20-like, which translates to MEADGKQGQEGSPELSLRPLDLSDIDDFMVWATDDKVSRFCTWDTYTSKEAGIDYIKNIVIPHPWFKAICLDNKAIGAISVSANNGNDRCRGELGYVLASKYWGKGIVTRAVKMVASTIFNEWPHLERLEALVDVENGGSQRVLEKVGFQREGVLRKFVILKGRCRDMVIYSLLSTDPQP; encoded by the coding sequence ATGGAAGCGGATGGAAAACAAGGCCAGGAGGGATCCCCAGAGCTTTCCCTTCGGCCGCTGGATCTTTCTGACATAGATGATTTCATGGTCTGGGCCACAGATGACAAGGTGAGTCGTTTCTGCACTTGGGACACTTACACTTCCAAGGAAGCTGGTATCGATTATATAAAAAACATCGTCATTCCTCACCCATGGTTCAAAGCAATTTGCCTTGACAATAAGGCGATCGGGGCTATTTCAGTGTCCGCAAACAATGGCAACGATCGATGTAGAGGTGAACTTGGGTATGTGCTAGCTTCCAAGTACTGGGGAAAGGGGATTGTGACCAGGGCCGTGAAAATGGTGGCTTCTACTATATTTAATGAGTGGCCACATTTGGAGAGACTGGAGGCGCTGGTGGATGTGGAGAATGGTGGGTCGCAGAGGGTGCTAGAGAAGGTTGGGTTCCAGAGAGAAGGTGTTCTTAGGAAGTTCGTTATTCTGAAGGGCAGATGTAGAGATATGGTGATTTATAGTCTCCTGTCTACTGATCCCCAACCTTGA